Sequence from the Ancalomicrobiaceae bacterium S20 genome:
GGCGCGCGAGCCGGAGCGCCACAGCGAGTTCGGCGCATAGGCGACCGGCTCGGGCGCCGGCATCGGCAACGACACGGGCTTGTAGCCCGGCTGGGCGGTCGGGTCGGCGATCGGGTTCAGCTTCGGCGCCTGGCCGACGCTGGAGAGCCGGTCCAGCGTGCTGCCGCAGCCGCCGAGGGCGAGGGCGGCAACGAGAGCCAGCGGGGCGAAGGGCTTGATCGGGCTGAGAGACTTCACTGTGCGGCCCTCCCGAGGCTCGCGACGGTGCCGCCCGCGGCATTGACCAGGACGCGGCCGGGGCCTGCGACGGAGCCGTGGACGATACGCTTCGACTGCGGATTGATGACGGGAACGAGGTCGCCCTTGGCGCCGGACTCGAGCGCCTGACCACGGGCGGAAAGCACGAGGCCGGGGCTCTCGTAGACGATGAGCACGGTCTCGCCGCGATTGACGAGCAGCGGCCGGTTGAAGTCCGAAGGGACGACGGGCTGGCCCGGGCGGAGCTGGCGCTTCGCCGCGAGGCCGACGATCTCGGTCGGATCGACGGCGCGGTAGGCGCCGA
This genomic interval carries:
- the flgA gene encoding flagellar basal body P-ring formation chaperone FlgA; the encoded protein is MTFEQPFEPRQADTRSRTPVRIANLAWVPQTGRFEALVTVDKGASIERVRVRGDMSETADVLTLVRPLNRGEIVTKDDVQVERQPKRVVGAYRAVDPTEIVGLAAKRQLRPGQPVVPSDFNRPLLVNRGETVLIVYESPGLVLSARGQALESGAKGDLVPVINPQSKRIVHGSVAGPGRVLVNAAGGTVASLGRAAQ